In the genome of Thermoanaerobaculum aquaticum, the window GCGCGTGAGGCAGCGGGCCAGGCGCTGCTCCACCCGCTCGGAGGCCAGCTCCAAAAACCGCTGCTGCATGTCCTCCATGTGGGCGGCAATTTGCGCGGTGGCGTTAAGGCTCAAGGCGGGGAAGCGACGGCAAAGCTCCCGCAGGCTCTCCGCGGGCCACAGCACCACCCCCCCTTCCTCCACCGCCACGGCCGTAACCGGGTAGCGATGGCCTGGTGTCACCGCCACCGCCGCCACCACCTGCGGTGGGTTCACAAACCGCACCACCACCTGGTGGCCGAAGCTGTCCTCCTGCACCAGCTTGAGCCTGCCCGCCGCCACCACGTAAAGGGCGGCCGCCGGTTCCCCCTGGCGAAACAACACCTGGCCCCGGCGGAGCTTGCGGAACACCGCTTGCTTGAGGATTTCCTCCTGGACCGAAGGCTCTAGACCGGTGAGCAGAGGCGAACCTTGGGCCACGGAACGCCAGGGCGGTTGCGACATGGTCTCATGGTAGCAGCTCAGACACGGCGGGGCTTTTGCTCAGTGAGCCCGCAGCAGCCGCCGGGGTGAGCGGGGAAGTTGCAGGTAAAGCACGAGCGGGTCGTGGTCCGAAAGGCGGTAGGGCGCCGTCTGGTTGCGGGTCACCTCGGGAAAATCCGCCGCCAGCCGCGGGCGGAAGAGCCTCCAGCCCCAGCCAAGGAGCCCCTGGCTTATTAAAACGTGGTCCAGCGCCTGGGCGCTGCCGTCGTAAACGTAGCTGTAGCGCTGTCCCGGCGCTTCTCGCTGGGTGAGCACCACCAGATCCTGCTCCACCAGGTCCTGGGTAGGCACCACCACCGCTTCCGCAGGAGCAGGGGTCCCCGCCACGGTGCCCACCACGTCCACCACGCCATCGCTGAACTCGAAGGCGTTAAAGTCCCCGAGCACGACGAGGGGCCTTGTGGGGTTTTGCCTTTGAAAGCCGTCCACCCAGCGGGCCAGGGCTTCCGCCTGTTGCGCCCGCTTGGCCCGCACCCGCGCCCCTTCGCTGGGCCAGCCGTGGCCAGTGGGGGCGCTGCTTAAAAGGCCGTTCATGGAACGCAGGTGCACGCCGAGAACCGCAAAAGGCCGAAGCGGTTGTCCGGAGAGCTGCAGCTTAAGGCTTAAAAGCAGGGGTGGGCGGTCAAAGAGCGGCTCCTGACTGCCGTCGGGGTTGGCAAGCACGCTTTCGGTCAGTACCGACCTGGTTTCCTCTACCGTGACGTGCATCCCCCGGAGCGAGCGGGCCACCAGCGCTCCCAGACGCAGCCCCCCGGCGTCCCGCTCCGGCGCCAGGATCGCCTGGTAGTTTGGGCTTTCTCCTAATTTTTCCGCGGCAGCTGCCTCCAGGCGGCTGGCCAGGGCCTGCAGGAGCTCCAGGCTTTCCACCTCCTGGAAAACCAGCACGTGGGGGAACCGCAAGAACTCGGCCACAGCGCCGGCGAGCTTAGCAAGCCGCAGCTCCCAAGCTTGCGGGGTGAGAACCGGCTCGGAAACGCCAGGATCATCCTGGGCATCGTAAAACCTCTGGAGGTTCCAGGAGGCTACGGTCAGCTCACCCCACGCGGGAGCTGGAGGCGGGGAGGGCTCGGGGGGTTGCTGGAGCACGCTCCAGACCGGTTCCGGGCACAAGGTGTACCGGCGCCAAGTAAAGCTTAAAGGACCCACCAGGTCGCCCACCAGCGAACCCGCCGATACGTTCAGCTGCTGACCCGCCTGCAGGCAGGTGGTGTCTATCCGGAGAATTTCCGGGTTGCCGTCAAAGCGGGGTGGGCTACCTGCAGGCAGCGGATCAAAGGGGGGAAAGCCGGGCTCCCGGAACGGGCGGGGAACCCCTTCCAGCACCCCAAAAAACACGCCGGTGCTGGTGGCCGTGGCTTCGGTTTCCTGTACCTTGCCTAAGGTAGGCCCCACCACCTTAAGGGAAGCTACCGCCACCCGCATCCCCTCGAACCTCTCCAGCTGATCCAAACCTCCCTCGGGGCGCAGCGCCTCCTGCGAAAGCACCACCGGTTCTGGCAGCGGCTGCTGCCGGCCCAAGCGGACAAGCTGGGGGTCCACCAGCTCCGTGAGAGGGGGGCTTGCGGGATCACCGGAAGGCACGTACTCCCGGACCTTCCCGCTCACCTGCACCAGCTCTCCCACAGAGAGTGAAGGGGCAGGGCTTCCCGTGTACACAAAAAGCCCTTCGGAGGTGGCCGGGTCCCCGTCGGGGTGAGGATCCTGCACGAAAAACCCGGAGGTGGTCACGCCGGTGACCACCCCCTCCACCGTCACCACCTGCCCTTCCAAGGGGGA includes:
- a CDS encoding Crp/Fnr family transcriptional regulator produces the protein MSQPPWRSVAQGSPLLTGLEPSVQEEILKQAVFRKLRRGQVLFRQGEPAAALYVVAAGRLKLVQEDSFGHQVVVRFVNPPQVVAAVAVTPGHRYPVTAVAVEEGGVVLWPAESLRELCRRFPALSLNATAQIAAHMEDMQQRFLELASERVEQRLARCLTRLARQVGRQVPEGILLDVPLSRQDLASMTGTTLYTVSRILSHWEGQGIVKAGRQKLVILRPHALVAVAEDLPEGGKP
- a CDS encoding endonuclease/exonuclease/phosphatase family protein — its product is MLRALILLGLWVSRLGADVLPVSQVQGPGLRSPLEGQVVTVEGVVTGVTTSGFFVQDPHPDGDPATSEGLFVYTGSPAPSLSVGELVQVSGKVREYVPSGDPASPPLTELVDPQLVRLGRQQPLPEPVVLSQEALRPEGGLDQLERFEGMRVAVASLKVVGPTLGKVQETEATATSTGVFFGVLEGVPRPFREPGFPPFDPLPAGSPPRFDGNPEILRIDTTCLQAGQQLNVSAGSLVGDLVGPLSFTWRRYTLCPEPVWSVLQQPPEPSPPPAPAWGELTVASWNLQRFYDAQDDPGVSEPVLTPQAWELRLAKLAGAVAEFLRFPHVLVFQEVESLELLQALASRLEAAAAEKLGESPNYQAILAPERDAGGLRLGALVARSLRGMHVTVEETRSVLTESVLANPDGSQEPLFDRPPLLLSLKLQLSGQPLRPFAVLGVHLRSMNGLLSSAPTGHGWPSEGARVRAKRAQQAEALARWVDGFQRQNPTRPLVVLGDFNAFEFSDGVVDVVGTVAGTPAPAEAVVVPTQDLVEQDLVVLTQREAPGQRYSYVYDGSAQALDHVLISQGLLGWGWRLFRPRLAADFPEVTRNQTAPYRLSDHDPLVLYLQLPRSPRRLLRAH